Proteins from a genomic interval of Capsicum annuum cultivar UCD-10X-F1 chromosome 4, UCD10Xv1.1, whole genome shotgun sequence:
- the LOC107867221 gene encoding uncharacterized protein At2g23090 has protein sequence MGGGNGQKAKMAREKNMEKMKAQKGSQLEANKKAMSIQCKVCMQTFICTTSEVKCREHAEAKHPKSDIYACFPHLKK, from the exons ATGGGTGGAGGCAATGGTCAGAAGGCAAAGATGGCTCGTGAGAAGAACATGGAAAAGATGAAAGCCCAAAAGG GAAGTCAGCTTGAGGCTAACAAGAAGGCTATGAGTATCCAG TGCAAGGTGTGCATGCAGACATTCATTTGCACCACTTCTGAAGTTAAGTGCAGAGAACATGCTGAGGCGAAACATCCCAAATCTGATATCTATGCATGTTTCCCTCATCTCAAGAAATGA